One window of the Papaver somniferum cultivar HN1 unplaced genomic scaffold, ASM357369v1 unplaced-scaffold_115, whole genome shotgun sequence genome contains the following:
- the LOC113329083 gene encoding uncharacterized protein LOC113329083 — MGTEISSIICRLSLALVLLSGILISTGYAVSQNVPGCDDEAKALARLCAKYVLKAGPKIRPSLECCLLVRQGDVTCMCMHATIDVVKLISLDRVFYVADTCGRKIPPMKKCGSIGSIGIK, encoded by the coding sequence ATGGGAACGGAAATTAGTAGCATAATTTGCCGGTTGAGTTTAGCTCTAGTATTGTTAAGtggaattctaatatcaacaggTTATGCAGTTTCGCAAAATGTCCCAGGCTGCGATGATGAAGCTAAAGCTTTAGCACGCCTTTGTGCGAAGTATGTATTGAAGGCAGGTCCGAAAATTCGACCGTCCTTGGAATGTTGTTTGTTGGTCAGGCAGGGTGATGTAACTTGTATGTGTATGCATGCAACTATAGACGTTGTGAAACTTATTAGCTTGGATAGAGTTTTTTACGTTGCTGATACCTGTGGAAGGAAGATTCCTCCGATGAAAAAATGTGGAAGTATTGGATCGATCGGAATAAAATGA